CTTTATTATTTATCCGCCATATACGGCTGTTGAAGGAACTAACTTCCTGACTACACAGTGGGTAGGGGCCCAAGGTCTTTTCGTTGCCATTATAGTTGGTTTGATTGTCGGTGAGTTTTTCAGTGTGCTTTCCAAGTCAAAGAAATTGCAGATTAATATGCCAGCATCTGTCCCGCCTGCTGTTGCCAGGTCCTTTAAGGTGCTGTTCCCGATCATTATTATTACTGTAGTGTTCGCAGTTGGGAACGCTATCATCAATGCCTTTTATCCGAAAGGCCTGCATGAGTTCATTTATGCAGTAATTCAAACACCGCTAAAGCATTTGGGCACTAATATTTTCTCACTTGTTATTTTGGCAATTGTCTCTAACCTTTTATGGGTATTTGGGATTCATGGTCCAAACACGATTGCTGCTATTCGTGAGGCTATGTTTGCAGAAGCAGGTCTAGAGAACTTGAACTATGTGGCAGAACATGGTTCGGCATGGGGAGCACCATATCCTGTTACTTGGGCAATAAATGATGCCTTTGCTAACTATGGTGGTTCAGGGATGACATTAGGTTTATTGATTGCGATATTTATCGTCGCTAAACGGAAGGATTACCGAGATATCGGCAAGCTATCGATTGCTCCAGGATTATTCAATATTAATGAACCTGTCATTTTCGGTTTACCGGTCGTGTTAAACCCGATTTTGATTTTGCCATTCATATTGGTTCCTGCCGTGAACATTATCATAGGCTATGCTGCTATTGTGACTGGCTTAATTCCGCCAATTGCGTACTCTGTGCCATGGACGACTCCAGGTCCGCTGATCGCATTCTTAGGCACAGGAGGAAACTGGCTTGCATTAGTTATCGGCTTTGTTTGCCTGGCTGTCTCAACACTTATTTATATTCCATTTGTAATGGCAGCAAACAAAGCAGCTGCTGATAACAATGTCTCTAGCGATTCGGAGAAGTCCGCGTAAGAAAATGAACGAATATACAATTGAGTTCTACTGTGGGCAGATTAAATTTATAAAGGATTTTTTTGAGGGCTACCAAGACAGCAGGGTGTCCACATATGTGGAGCAATCA
This DNA window, taken from Niallia sp. Man26, encodes the following:
- a CDS encoding PTS sugar transporter subunit IIC — its product is MGFMANFEKFAEKALVPVASKLNSQRHIVAIRDAFILSFPITLAGSLIVLLNFAVLAPDGFIAKILFLHKLFPGLADLQAVFSPVLNGSTNILSMFIVFLVARNMAISLKADELLSGLTALSTFFIIYPPYTAVEGTNFLTTQWVGAQGLFVAIIVGLIVGEFFSVLSKSKKLQINMPASVPPAVARSFKVLFPIIIITVVFAVGNAIINAFYPKGLHEFIYAVIQTPLKHLGTNIFSLVILAIVSNLLWVFGIHGPNTIAAIREAMFAEAGLENLNYVAEHGSAWGAPYPVTWAINDAFANYGGSGMTLGLLIAIFIVAKRKDYRDIGKLSIAPGLFNINEPVIFGLPVVLNPILILPFILVPAVNIIIGYAAIVTGLIPPIAYSVPWTTPGPLIAFLGTGGNWLALVIGFVCLAVSTLIYIPFVMAANKAAADNNVSSDSEKSA